One stretch of Malus domestica chromosome 14, GDT2T_hap1 DNA includes these proteins:
- the LOC103454534 gene encoding cytokinin dehydrogenase 1-like yields the protein MGSPFYSFLKQNNIVYLKIFLILLIMGCIPDRTTNLCSNQLIATPATPTHLNVTSSLETLSLDGYFSFNNNNHAAKDFGNTYQFLPLAVLHPKSVSDISSTVKLIFNMGSASELTVAARGHGHSLQGQAQAHRGVVIDMESLKGSQMQVHTGEQPYVDVSGGELWINILHETLKLGLAPKSWTDYLHLTVGGTLSYAGISGQAFRHGPQINNVYQLQVVTGKGEVITCSKSKNPDLFYGVLGGLGQFGIITQARISLEPAPKMVKWIRVLYLDFSSFSKDQEYLIASENSFDYIEGFVILNRTGLLNNWRSSFNPKDPMQASQFNSDGKTLYCLEMAKYFNPDVTNVIDQITERLLLKLHYIPSTLFMSEVSFVEFLDRVHLSELKLRAKGLWEVPHPWMNLLIPKNRIHEFADEVFGNVLTNNINGPILVYPVNKTKWNNKTSLVTPDEDVFYLVALLSSAVPSSKGTDGLEYILTQNKRILEYSARADLGIKQYLPHYRTQGEWRAHFGPRWKAFARRKSSYDPLAILAPGQMMFKKGIPIL from the exons ATGGGCTCCCCATTTTACAGCTTCCTCAAGCAGAACAACATTGTCTACCTCAAAATTTTCTTGATTTTGTTAATCATGGGGTGCATACCGGATAGAACAACCAACCTTTGTTCCAACCAACTCATTGCCACACCAGCCACTCCAACTCACTTAAATGTTACTTCATCTTTGGAGACACTAAGCCTAGACGGCTACTTTagtttcaacaacaacaatcacGCAGCAAAGGACTTTGGCAATACATACCAGTTCCTCCCACTAGCAGTCCTACATCCGAAATCAGTTTCCGATATCTCCTCAACGGTGAAACTTATTTTCAACATGGGTTCCGCTTCGGAGCTTACTGTTGCCGCCAGAGGCCACGGCCACTCCCTTCAAGGCCAAGCACAAGCTCATAGAGGTGTAGTCATCGACATGGAATCGCTCAAGGGATCGCAAATGCAGgttcacactggagagcaaccTTATGTGGATGTTTCAGGTGGTGAGCTGTGGATAAATATTCTGCATGAGACTCTCAAACTTGGGTTGGCACCGAAATCTTGGACCGATTACCTTCATCTCACTGTCGGTGGGACTTTATCGTACGCCGGCATCAGCGGTCAGGCCTTCCGGCATGGTCCCCAGATCAATAACGTATACCAGCTGCAGGTTGTCACAG GAAAAGGAGAAGTAATTACCTGCTCAAAGAGCAAAAATCCAGACCTTTTCTATGGTGTTCTTGGAGGGCTAGGTCAGTTTGGCATAATTACACAGGCCAGAATTTCTCTTGAACCAGCACCAAAGATG GTGAAATGGATTAGAGTTTTATACTTAGATTTCTCATCATTTTCCAAAGaccaagagtatctcatagcatctGAAAATTCATTCGATTATATCGAAGGATTTGTAATACTTAACAGAACAGGTCTTCTCAATAACTGGAGATCTTCTTTCAATCCTAAAGATCCAATGCAAGCCAGCCAATTCAATTCGGATGGAAAAACACTTTACTGCCTAGAAATGGCCAAATATTTTAACCCCGACGTAACGAATGTCATAGATCAG ATAACTGAACGCTTACTGTTAAAATTGCACTATATCCCATCCACCCTCTTCATGTCCGAAGTTTCGTTTGTCGAATTCCTAGATAGAGTGCATTTGTCGGAGCTAAAACTCCGAGCGAAAGGACTATGGGAAGTTCCCCACCCGTGGATGAACCTACTCATTCCGAAAAACAGAATACACGAGTTTGCAGATGAGGTCTTTGGTAACGTTCTCACAAACAATATCAATGGTCCTATCCTTGTGTACCCAGTCAACAAAACCAA GTGGAACAACAAAACATCTTTGGTAACCCCAGATGAAGATGTATTCTACCTAGTGGCATTGCTATCATCTGCAGTGCCATCTTCCAAAGGAACAGACGGCCTAGAATACATTCtaacacaaaataaaagaatactAGAATACAGCGCTAGAGCCGACCTTGGTATCAAGCAATATCTTCCTCATTACAGAACCCAAGGAGAGTGGAGAGCTCACTTCGGCCCTCGATGGAAAGCTTTTGCAAGAAGGAAGTCTTCTTATGATCCACTGGCAATCCTTGCTCCCGGGCAGATGATGTTCAAAAAGGGAATACCAATATTATAA